The following are encoded in a window of Congzhengia minquanensis genomic DNA:
- a CDS encoding recombinase family protein: protein MIRVAVYCRLSDEDRNKKSRMDESESIQNQKSLLLTYCREQNWEVAGVYCDEDMSGADRDRPQFNQMILDCEKGYIDIVLCKTQSRFSRDIEVVEHYIHNRFREWGVRFIGLLDHADTEDFANKKSRQINGLVNEWYLEDLSENIKKTLRHKKENGIFTGAFAPYGYKLNKDVKGKLFVDEPAAETVREIYRMYAGGHGYVKIAQELNRQGIPCPSEYKRLCGSKFQTHGGKPTSKIWTESVIREILTNEVYVGNLVQGKTATISYKNKKRKRVNEQDFIRTKNAHEPVVDMSLWNEVNKKIGSHRRMQKADGKRHVFAGRIFCAVCGSSMWKMSYQLKNGRYEYLKCKATKCGVSVCTNTNSIRFDAVFEAVEMEVKKLFLNNYNPAKINKNSLIYNDKKTEMKEETLIKENILKQNLNIKQLYKDKLDGIIDNKVFCDIYGDIKADIVALEKRLSVLEQKKDKTEDFNFQEYIDSFPRTITLNEFAVSKLIDKVFIGEPENDSRKITICWNL, encoded by the coding sequence TTGATTCGCGTCGCAGTTTACTGCCGTCTGTCGGACGAAGACCGGAACAAAAAAAGCCGGATGGACGAAAGTGAAAGCATTCAAAACCAAAAATCCCTGCTGCTTACATATTGCCGGGAGCAGAATTGGGAGGTGGCCGGTGTTTACTGCGACGAGGACATGTCTGGCGCAGACCGGGACCGCCCGCAGTTTAACCAGATGATTTTAGACTGCGAAAAGGGATATATCGACATTGTGCTGTGCAAAACCCAGTCGCGCTTCAGCCGCGACATTGAGGTGGTGGAGCACTACATTCATAACCGCTTTCGCGAGTGGGGTGTGCGGTTTATCGGGTTGTTAGACCATGCAGACACAGAGGACTTCGCCAACAAAAAGTCCCGCCAGATTAATGGGTTGGTAAATGAGTGGTATTTGGAGGATTTGTCGGAAAACATTAAAAAGACCCTGCGGCACAAAAAGGAGAACGGTATTTTTACCGGTGCCTTTGCACCCTATGGGTACAAGCTGAACAAAGATGTAAAAGGAAAGCTTTTTGTGGACGAGCCGGCGGCAGAAACAGTGCGGGAGATTTACCGGATGTATGCAGGCGGACACGGATATGTGAAAATTGCTCAGGAGTTAAACCGGCAGGGAATTCCCTGCCCGTCGGAATATAAGCGCCTTTGCGGGAGCAAATTTCAGACCCATGGGGGAAAGCCCACGTCGAAAATCTGGACGGAGTCCGTTATCCGCGAAATTTTAACAAACGAGGTGTATGTCGGGAATCTTGTGCAGGGAAAAACCGCTACCATAAGCTATAAAAACAAGAAACGGAAACGCGTGAACGAACAGGATTTTATCAGAACAAAAAACGCCCACGAGCCGGTAGTGGATATGAGCTTGTGGAACGAAGTGAACAAAAAAATCGGTTCCCACAGACGAATGCAGAAGGCAGACGGTAAGCGCCACGTTTTTGCAGGCAGAATTTTCTGCGCCGTCTGCGGCAGCAGTATGTGGAAAATGAGCTACCAGCTAAAAAACGGCAGGTATGAATATTTAAAATGCAAGGCCACAAAATGCGGCGTTTCGGTTTGCACAAACACAAACAGTATCCGGTTCGACGCGGTGTTTGAGGCGGTGGAGATGGAAGTGAAAAAGCTATTTTTAAACAATTATAATCCTGCTAAAATCAACAAAAACAGCCTGATTTACAATGACAAAAAAACGGAAATGAAAGAAGAAACGCTCATAAAAGAGAATATTTTGAAACAAAATCTTAACATAAAACAGCTTTACAAAGATAAATTAGATGGTATAATAGATAATAAAGTATTCTGCGATATATATGGAGATATAAAAGCCGATATTGTGGCTTTGGAAAAGCGGCTCTCTGTCTTAGAGCAGAAAAAAGACAAAACAGAAGATTTCAACTTTCAGGAATATATTGACAGTTTTCCACGCACAATAACCTTGAATGAATTTGCCGTTTCAAAATTGATTGACAAAGTTTTCATTGGCGAGCCGGAAAATGACAGCCGAAAGATTACAATTTGTTGGAATTTATAA